In Agrobacterium sp. RAC06, a single window of DNA contains:
- a CDS encoding ABC transporter permease translates to MSAILDLPPSAPDRAPDGHRIRTLVVATIAALALAAVLVSTHLFGGFGIDADFSTRLLGPSLSHLAGTDQLGRDMFARTLHGLALSFWVGLIAASGSVVIAMLLALVATTGGRLADEAVSFLIDAAMGLPHFVLLILISFGLGGGTTAVIIAVAVTHWPRLTRILRAELLQLRQAEFVQASRHFGKSWFYIGRHHFLPHLVPQLLVGLVLLFPHAILHEAGLTFIGFGLEPSKPAIGVLLSDSMRYLSAGKWWLGLFPGLALLLVVLSFDAIGNGLRLLTDPRQEQT, encoded by the coding sequence ATGAGTGCAATCCTCGATCTCCCGCCCTCCGCCCCAGACCGCGCGCCAGACGGACACAGGATACGAACGCTTGTAGTCGCAACCATCGCAGCGCTCGCTTTGGCTGCCGTGCTCGTCTCTACCCATCTCTTTGGGGGCTTTGGCATTGATGCCGACTTTTCCACGCGCCTGCTTGGACCGTCATTGTCCCATCTAGCCGGTACCGATCAGCTCGGACGCGACATGTTCGCCCGGACCTTGCATGGCCTGGCTTTAAGTTTCTGGGTTGGCCTGATTGCGGCTTCAGGCTCGGTCGTCATCGCCATGCTGCTTGCACTTGTGGCGACAACAGGCGGGCGGCTCGCCGATGAAGCCGTGTCCTTCCTGATCGATGCCGCGATGGGACTGCCGCATTTCGTGCTTTTGATCCTCATCTCCTTCGGTCTTGGCGGCGGCACCACGGCGGTGATCATTGCGGTTGCCGTCACCCATTGGCCGCGGCTCACCCGCATTCTGAGGGCCGAACTGCTGCAATTGCGCCAGGCAGAGTTCGTGCAGGCATCCAGGCACTTCGGCAAATCCTGGTTCTACATCGGTCGGCATCATTTTCTGCCGCATCTCGTGCCGCAGCTGCTCGTCGGCCTCGTGCTTCTGTTCCCCCATGCCATCCTGCATGAGGCGGGCCTGACCTTCATCGGCTTCGGACTGGAACCGTCCAAACCCGCCATCGGCGTTTTGCTGTCGGATTCCATGCGCTACCTCTCCGCCGGCAAATGGTGGCTCGGTCTGTTTCCGGGGCTGGCGCTGCTGCTCGTGGTCTTGAGTTTCGATGCCATCGGCAATGGGCTGAGGCTGCTCACCGATCCCCGGCAGGAGCAGACGTGA
- a CDS encoding ABC transporter permease: protein MSKAGQFGWVGLIAAKAIRLVLVLLTVAIVAFALTKNSPVDPINAYLGADIARVGPEQRALIAEKWGLDQPTSTQFWRWAKNLMAGDLGYSMTYNAPVADVLVSRFKASLPLMGLAWLLSGVLGFALGVIAGAFSGSWADRVIRLYSYVLASTPTFWLAIMLLVVFAVGLNWAPICCAAPIGVLPDDVTLADRARHLALPLMALSVLGIAQIALHTRAKMIEIMQSDYALYAKAQGASRMDIALRHGARNAALPAVTVLFASLGELFGGSVLAEQVFSYPGLGKATVEAGIRGDVPLLLAITLALTFVVFLGNAIADLLYRLVDPRMASGVRIA, encoded by the coding sequence GTGAGTAAGGCGGGCCAATTCGGCTGGGTCGGGTTGATCGCTGCAAAGGCGATCCGGCTTGTGCTCGTCCTTCTGACCGTCGCGATCGTTGCCTTTGCGCTGACGAAGAACTCCCCTGTCGATCCCATCAACGCCTATCTCGGCGCCGACATCGCGCGTGTCGGACCTGAGCAGCGCGCCCTGATTGCCGAGAAATGGGGGCTCGACCAACCTACGTCCACGCAGTTCTGGCGTTGGGCGAAGAATCTGATGGCGGGCGACCTAGGCTACTCCATGACCTATAACGCGCCGGTCGCCGACGTCCTCGTCTCGAGGTTCAAGGCGTCGCTTCCCCTGATGGGGCTTGCCTGGCTGCTCTCCGGCGTGCTCGGCTTCGCCCTAGGCGTGATCGCCGGTGCCTTTTCCGGCTCCTGGGCGGACAGGGTGATCCGGCTCTATTCCTATGTGCTGGCGTCGACGCCCACCTTCTGGCTGGCGATAATGCTGCTCGTCGTCTTTGCAGTCGGGCTCAACTGGGCGCCCATCTGCTGTGCTGCTCCGATTGGCGTGCTGCCTGATGACGTGACCTTGGCTGATCGCGCCCGGCATCTTGCCCTGCCGCTGATGGCGCTCAGCGTGCTCGGCATTGCCCAGATCGCGCTGCACACGCGTGCCAAGATGATCGAGATCATGCAGTCCGATTATGCGCTCTATGCCAAGGCGCAAGGCGCCTCGCGCATGGACATTGCCTTGCGTCATGGCGCACGCAATGCAGCGCTCCCGGCGGTCACGGTTCTCTTTGCCTCGCTCGGCGAACTCTTCGGTGGCTCGGTTCTGGCCGAACAGGTGTTTTCCTATCCGGGGCTCGGCAAGGCGACCGTGGAAGCCGGGATCCGTGGCGATGTGCCCCTGCTCCTAGCGATCACACTGGCGCTGACCTTTGTCGTCTTCCTAGGCAACGCGATTGCCGATCTTCTCTACCGGCTGGTCGATCCGCGCATGGCGTCGGGAGTGCGCATCGCATGA
- a CDS encoding ABC transporter substrate-binding protein, with protein sequence MTKAILRLAVSTAFAAAVLSGTALATPKSQLVLAIGGEPEGGYDPLTGWGRYGHPLFQSTLLTRDANLKTRPDLATEWLLSDDRLTWTIRLRPDTRFSDGSPLDAEDVAFTFNEAAKIGSAADLTALEAARVIDDQTVEIKLNKPWITFTENLYALGIVPSDGYGEGYARNPIGSGPYKLVSWTEGQQLIVEKNPNYYGETGPFERITFLFTEEDTSLAAAQAGQVDMVSVPATAADTPPQGFKQIVTRSVDNRGIVFPIVKDEGKVVGEGKKLGNDVTADPAIRRAVNLGIDRNQLVDVALLGHGSPAAGPADGLAWSNPDAAVSFDLEQAKTELESAGWTLGNDGIRVKDGLRAAFPINYPASDSTRRMLAETVSAQLKGLGIEATATGKSWDEIDRIMHSEPVMFGWGSHSPLEVYNLYQSSLGGVEFFNAGFYANPAVDRHLAAAQSAQSLEASFPDWQKAEWDGTTGFGAKGDAAWAWLVNLDHIYYVNECLEIGATQIEPHGHGWPVTAMIQNWKWTCE encoded by the coding sequence ATGACCAAGGCAATTCTGCGGCTTGCAGTTTCGACTGCTTTCGCTGCCGCCGTCTTGTCAGGCACCGCCCTTGCCACGCCGAAATCGCAACTGGTGCTCGCCATCGGCGGCGAACCCGAAGGCGGCTACGACCCTCTGACGGGCTGGGGACGTTATGGTCATCCGCTTTTTCAATCGACCCTTCTGACACGCGATGCCAATTTGAAGACCCGTCCCGATCTGGCGACGGAATGGTTGCTCTCCGATGATCGGCTCACATGGACCATCAGGCTCCGGCCGGACACACGGTTTTCCGACGGCTCGCCGCTTGACGCCGAAGACGTCGCTTTCACCTTCAACGAGGCGGCCAAGATCGGTAGCGCCGCTGACCTGACCGCACTCGAGGCCGCCCGCGTCATTGACGATCAGACCGTCGAGATCAAGCTGAATAAGCCCTGGATCACCTTCACCGAGAACCTCTATGCGCTCGGCATCGTACCCTCGGACGGCTATGGCGAGGGCTACGCGCGAAATCCGATCGGATCTGGTCCCTACAAGCTCGTCTCCTGGACCGAAGGCCAGCAGCTGATCGTCGAGAAAAACCCGAACTATTATGGCGAGACCGGGCCATTCGAGCGGATCACCTTCCTGTTTACCGAAGAAGATACGAGTCTCGCGGCAGCACAAGCCGGGCAGGTGGACATGGTCTCCGTGCCGGCAACGGCCGCCGATACGCCGCCACAGGGCTTCAAGCAGATCGTTACCCGGTCCGTCGACAACAGAGGCATCGTCTTCCCGATCGTGAAAGACGAGGGCAAGGTCGTCGGCGAGGGCAAGAAACTCGGCAATGATGTTACCGCCGACCCTGCCATCCGCCGTGCCGTCAATCTCGGGATCGATCGAAATCAGTTGGTAGACGTCGCCCTGCTCGGTCACGGGAGCCCGGCAGCGGGCCCGGCCGACGGGCTCGCCTGGTCCAATCCGGACGCAGCGGTAAGCTTCGATCTCGAGCAGGCCAAAACCGAGCTGGAGAGCGCTGGCTGGACGCTCGGCAACGACGGCATCCGTGTGAAAGATGGCCTCCGGGCAGCCTTCCCAATCAATTACCCCGCTTCGGATTCCACACGACGCATGCTGGCTGAAACCGTGTCGGCACAATTGAAGGGCCTCGGCATCGAAGCGACGGCTACCGGCAAGAGCTGGGACGAAATCGACCGCATCATGCATTCCGAGCCGGTGATGTTTGGCTGGGGCAGCCATTCGCCGCTCGAGGTCTACAATCTCTACCAGTCGAGCCTTGGCGGCGTGGAATTCTTTAACGCCGGCTTCTATGCAAACCCCGCCGTCGACCGGCATCTTGCCGCAGCGCAGAGTGCGCAAAGCCTGGAAGCCTCCTTCCCAGACTGGCAAAAAGCCGAGTGGGACGGGACGACTGGTTTCGGTGCCAAGGGCGATGCCGCATGGGCTTGGCTCGTCAACCTCGACCACATCTACTACGTGAACGAATGCCTGGAGATTGGCGCCACCCAGATCGAACCGCATGGCCATGGATGGCCGGTTACCGCGATGATCCAGAACTGGAAATGGACGTGTGAGTAA
- the nikR gene encoding nickel-responsive transcriptional regulator NikR yields the protein MQRVTITLDDDLMQELDALIETRGDQNRSEAIRDLVRTGLKEATRNSKGDEPCIGVLSYVYDHAARDLARRLTNSFHHHHDLTIASLHVHLDTENCLEVGILKGSMNEVQHFSDHITAERSVRHGSVQIIPLQGSED from the coding sequence ATGCAGCGCGTGACGATCACCCTTGATGACGACCTGATGCAGGAACTCGATGCGCTGATTGAGACACGCGGGGATCAGAACCGGTCGGAGGCGATCCGTGATCTCGTGAGAACGGGTCTGAAGGAAGCTACCCGAAATTCGAAGGGTGATGAACCCTGCATCGGCGTGCTGAGCTATGTCTACGATCACGCGGCCCGCGACCTTGCAAGGCGGCTGACAAACAGCTTCCATCATCATCACGACCTGACGATCGCGAGCCTGCATGTGCATCTCGATACCGAGAATTGCCTCGAAGTCGGCATCCTGAAGGGGTCGATGAACGAGGTGCAGCATTTTTCCGACCACATCACTGCAGAGCGATCGGTGCGCCACGGAAGTGTCCAGATCATACCACTGCAGGGCAGCGAAGACTGA
- a CDS encoding CaiB/BaiF CoA transferase family protein — MKPLQSIRVIEMGTYITGPAAAMQLADLGADVIKVERPGEGDPFRAFKGGLYSPHFQTYNRNKRSIALDTRNPEDLEVFLALIASADVFIQNFRPGVAEKLGAGETELRALNPRLVYCAISGFGTSGPARDRPAYDTVAQAASGFLRLVTPPDRPRVIGPALADAVTGHYAATGILAALIERGKTGKGRRLDISMLEAMSHFNLDSFTHYYSAGEVMGPLSRPVVSQSYTFECADRKWIAFHLSSPQKFWEGLLDATQQRHLADDPRFRERLDRIRHQDELIDILAPVFRSKPRDEWCGLLETNEVPYAPAYDSDEALEDPQARHLQIAVTVPNAEMGDFTTVRPPYSFDGEPEFAVSPPPRLDEHGAEIRSEVTKASHQAR, encoded by the coding sequence ATGAAGCCGCTTCAGTCCATTCGGGTCATCGAGATGGGGACCTACATCACAGGTCCGGCCGCAGCGATGCAACTGGCAGACCTCGGTGCCGACGTCATCAAGGTCGAGCGCCCCGGAGAAGGCGATCCATTCCGGGCCTTTAAAGGCGGGCTCTACTCGCCGCATTTCCAGACCTACAACCGTAACAAGCGCTCCATCGCCCTCGACACACGAAACCCCGAAGATCTCGAGGTCTTTCTCGCCTTGATCGCTTCGGCAGATGTGTTCATCCAGAACTTCCGGCCGGGGGTCGCGGAAAAGCTCGGCGCGGGCGAAACCGAACTGCGAGCACTCAATCCGAGGCTCGTCTACTGCGCGATTTCAGGCTTCGGAACCTCAGGGCCGGCGCGCGACAGACCGGCCTACGACACTGTGGCACAGGCGGCCAGCGGCTTTCTGCGCCTCGTGACACCACCCGACCGACCCCGTGTTATCGGCCCGGCTCTGGCCGATGCGGTGACGGGACATTATGCGGCAACCGGCATCCTCGCGGCCCTGATCGAGCGCGGAAAGACAGGCAAGGGCCGCAGGCTAGATATCTCGATGCTGGAGGCCATGAGCCACTTCAATCTGGACAGTTTTACCCATTACTACAGCGCCGGAGAGGTCATGGGGCCCTTGTCGCGACCGGTGGTCAGCCAATCCTACACCTTCGAATGCGCCGACCGGAAATGGATCGCCTTCCATCTCTCCTCGCCACAGAAGTTCTGGGAAGGTTTGCTCGATGCGACCCAGCAGCGCCACCTGGCAGACGATCCCCGCTTCCGCGAGCGCCTGGATCGCATCCGGCATCAGGATGAGCTGATCGACATTCTCGCTCCGGTATTTCGAAGCAAACCGCGTGACGAATGGTGCGGTTTGCTGGAAACGAACGAAGTGCCCTATGCGCCGGCCTACGACAGCGACGAGGCGCTCGAAGACCCACAAGCAAGGCATCTGCAAATTGCCGTCACCGTTCCGAACGCCGAGATGGGAGACTTCACGACCGTCCGGCCACCTTACAGCTTTGACGGCGAGCCGGAATTTGCTGTCTCGCCTCCACCGCGACTGGACGAGCATGGGGCGGAAATCAGATCCGAGGTCACGAAGGCGTCACACCAGGCTCGGTGA
- a CDS encoding citryl-CoA lyase → MRIGKQDQAFTAIATSDATSITVRGHDLCDDLIGKIDFTDYFWLLVCGKRPDKRQTTALNACLVAIAEHGLVPSVQAARMTLAAAPEAWQGAMAAGLLGMGTVVAGSSEVAGRYLAELVAAGGNEAAVRHSLDVFLKERRKVPGLGHPQHAGGDPRADRLLAVADELQISGQHIATLRLLGNLAPGIMNRPLPINVSGAIPAVMLDAGWPLAALKAVPLIARAAGLAAHLYEESERPIGFILSHHADLAISYDGETSE, encoded by the coding sequence ATGAGAATTGGCAAGCAGGACCAGGCTTTCACCGCGATCGCCACATCGGATGCGACATCCATCACGGTCAGAGGCCATGATCTGTGTGATGACCTGATCGGCAAGATCGATTTCACCGATTACTTCTGGCTGCTGGTCTGCGGCAAACGACCGGACAAGCGACAGACCACGGCCCTCAATGCCTGTCTGGTCGCGATTGCCGAGCACGGACTGGTTCCGTCGGTGCAGGCGGCCCGCATGACGCTTGCAGCAGCCCCCGAGGCCTGGCAAGGCGCGATGGCTGCCGGTCTTCTCGGCATGGGCACCGTTGTTGCCGGCTCATCGGAGGTCGCGGGACGATATCTGGCCGAACTGGTCGCCGCTGGCGGAAACGAAGCGGCGGTCCGCCACTCGCTTGATGTTTTCCTGAAAGAGCGCCGGAAGGTTCCGGGGCTTGGTCATCCCCAGCATGCAGGCGGAGATCCCCGCGCGGACCGTCTGCTGGCCGTGGCCGACGAACTGCAGATTTCCGGGCAGCACATCGCCACCCTCAGACTGCTGGGCAACCTCGCGCCCGGCATCATGAACCGGCCTTTGCCCATCAACGTCTCGGGCGCCATTCCAGCCGTCATGCTTGATGCGGGATGGCCGCTCGCGGCTCTCAAGGCGGTCCCGCTGATCGCCCGCGCCGCCGGCCTTGCTGCCCATCTTTATGAGGAAAGCGAACGCCCGATCGGCTTCATCCTGTCCCACCATGCGGATTTGGCCATTTCCTATGACGGAGAGACATCCGAATGA